The Gardnerella leopoldii genomic interval AAGCTACTGCTTTATTTACGATATCTGCAATTGACTCGAGATCCTTACTTGCAGCTCCTCCAATAAGTGGAGTTTGATGCGGAAGATCAAATGCATCAGCATCAAGTGCAAGCGTTGCATCTGCAATAACGGCTGTAACATTATCTGTACTACCAGCACGAAGTGCCATAGATACTAATTTTTGAGCGCATTCTTCTTGATTAGAAATACTACTCATCACATCTTGAATAGTTGAATCTTCAAGAACTCCACACAATCCATCAGAGCAAAGAAGCCAACGGTCAGAAGGATGAGCTGAACGCAAAGCAATATCAGGACGAGGATCTATATCAAAATCACCTAATACTCGCATAACAACATTCCGTTGAGGATGATTTCGCGCTTCTTCAGGCGTAATATGACCTGTATCAATCAAATGCTGAACATAACTATGATCAGTAGTCATGCGCATAAGATGATTATCTCTTAGTAGATACGCTCTAGAATCACCTAAATGAGCCAGAACCCAGTATCCTCTTACAAGAGTTACTGCAGTCACTGTCGTTCCCATTCCAGCAAGACGGCGCTCACGCTTAGCTTTACCAACAATCGCATCATGAGCAGCCATAATCGATGTTTCCATCATTGAAGAAACAGTTTTAACATCATGCGGTCTTGAATCTTGTTCAATATGTGCAAGAGAACGAATCGCTATAGTAGAAGCTGTATCTCCTCCAGCATGACCACCCATTCCGTCGCAAATTGCAGCTAAATGTTCACCAGCAAATGCAGAATCTTGATTATTACTACGAACAGTTCCAACATCACTGACAGCCGTAGCATACATAAAAAGTATTTTTTCTACAGAATTTGCGCGATTTTCTTTAATATCATTTTTATCTGTTATAGATGATATTTTTTCTATTTGCCCAGTAACTGCGGTCTGAATTTCTTCTTCGTTATTTGAATTGATTTGTTTCATTTGTTACCTCAATTCAAACATTGTTGCGCCGATTCGCACAGAAGTACGCGGAGCTAATATAACAGGCTCAGTAACACGATTATGACCAATCATGGTTCCATTTGTGCTGCCTAAATCTTCAAGAACCCAAGAATTAACTGATTGATTAAAATAAACACGAGCATGGTGTGAAGATACAAATTCATCGTTTAAGACGACCGTATTAGAAGCAGCACGACCAAGAGTCACACCAGCAGCGTTCAATGGGAATGAAGATCCTGCCAAAGGTCCATCAATAACAACTAACAAAGTTGGAGAACCGGATGTATTTTCTTGATTTTCTGCTTTGGTAAATACTGGCGTCTCACGCACTTGCATGACTTGTGAAAACTTTGCTTCACGAGAATTACGACGAGAACTTTTCTTCCAAAAACGAGATTTTTTAGGACTAAATACTTCAATATCGCAGCGAAGCGAACGGATAGCGCACCATACAAAAATCCAGAGTAAGACTAGAAAGCCATACTTAAGTATTGCAAACGTTAATTCAGTGAACATCATGCGCGTTATCGTCTCCTAGCTCGGAAATACTTACTACTCCTGGTCTTGAGACGATGCCCAATAAAGAATACGCGTACGACCAATAGTAATAGTGTTGCCATCAACCAATGTTGCTGCAGGAACCTGATGACCTTCTACATATGTACCATTAGTAGATCCAAGATCACGAGCAATAACACCGTCAGGAGTTATATCAATACCAAGATGATGACGAGAAATACCTGGATCATCTATTACAATATCGCAACCAGACCCACGTCCTAAAATAGTACGATCCTTTGTAAGCAGGTACTGGTTACCATTAATTTCAAGCATAGGATGATTCTGTTGCTGATCGTCTGTGGTAACAGGAACAGCATTACCCTGAACAGATTCAGATGTCAAATGGAAATTACCTTTAGTTAATTCCAAATCCTCTTCAAAAATAACAACTACAGGTCCTACGAAAGCATAATGCTGACTCTTAGCATATTGAGTAAGATTATCTGCAAGCTCATTAGCTAATGCCTCACTGCCCCATTGTTCAATATGATCAAAATCAGGCGTACTCAGCTTAAAACGATACTCATTTGGAGCAACTGTGTGATCTCTGCCAATAGGCATGGCTTCAGCGTCAATTTCACGTTCCAAAGCACTCGAAAAATCGACTGGCTGCAAATCTTTGGAGCCGAATTTTGCGAAGACGCCGTTCATTGCACCTTCCACGCTCTTCTCAAATCGGTCAAACACGCTCATGGTAAACCCTTTCTATCTGTTCATCATAGTACTCGTCACCGGGTACGGTGTTCAACTACCACACGCTTTTCTTCTAATATATTTTCTTTTTTATACATATTATTTCGTACTCTCCAACGTGCATTTACATCATTGTGCGTGTAATCTTAACAAGTATGATGCAGAAAAATAACAGTAATCACAGCGGATTATCGGTTTTCACTAGAAATTCCGCTACTATTTTTACACTATTACTCGCAGTTGTTATTCCGTGCTTAGGAAAAGCACTACTAGTTACGAGTAAAGAGCGTACTTATGAATCATCCATAGTCTCCTGGTTCCACAAGAGTGTTCCCTCTGTAATTCTCAGTATTTCAAAAATATTAGCTTTAGTTTTTTCAACTAAGGGTTGCATAGCAATACTTGTTTTATTAGCAGCGCTTTCATTATTTATAAATAAAAATTGGAAGATGACAATAATTCAACTTTTAATTTCGCTTCTTCCTATGATTTACATTTTTGCAGTTAAATTTGCTGTAAATCGTCCGCGTCCGTACATTGGTTTGAATATTAAATTACCACCTGATCCAAGTTTCCCAAGTGGTCATACTTCAGCAGCTGTAGCAGTTTGCGTTATGGCAATGTTAATTCTTTACATTAATAAACCATCGTCAGTTCAATTTGGATTACTTTTTAGCGCAATTCTTGTTGTTATAGTTGCTGTTTCACGTATTATTGTCGCTGCTCATTTCCCTACGGATGTATTAGCTGCAGCAATTATATATCCACTACTTTCTGTTACAATTTTGCGCTCGTTCCAGCGACATAATTTATATATTGACAACAGAAATGATGACAAATCTACTTACGAAGAACAAGTACTAGATTCTAACTCACAATCTAATATTCAATAATGTATAAAGGGAAGAAAATACTAATGATAAAAGGATTTAAAAAATTTATTTTACGAGGCAGCGTAATCGATATGGCTGTCGGTGTTGTTATGGGTAGTGCAGTAACTGCAGTAGTAACAACGATAGTTAATTATATTATTAATCCTCTTATCGCAATGATTTGCGGAAAGCCAGAACTTAATGGCGTTCTAACTATTAGTATGAATGGTGCAACAATTTCTTTTGGCGCAGTAATTGGAGCATTATTGAATTTCCTTATTGTTGCTACAGCAGTTTATTTCTGCATTGTTTTACCTATTAATAAATTACGTGAAATTGGTGCAGATTTGTTGCAAATTGAACATGAAAAAACTGAAGAAGAAAAAAGAAAAGAGCGCGAAGAAAAAACTATTCAACTGTTACAAGATATTCGTGACGAACTAGTAAAACGCTAATTTCTTATTTTTCTTATAAAAAATTCCCACTGCTTCGTAGTAAACAGTGGGAATTTTATTATCCAAAACTAAATTATTCACACTATCAGTCGTCACCTAAAGTAATGTGAATTCCTCCAACTAATGAACCAACAACGTTATATAGAAGGGCAATTATTGCAGATAATACGGTTATTATAATTATTTCTACAATTGAAAAAATAGTTACAGCACTTAATACTGTTGGAAGTGAGAACACATCTGCAAGATTAAAACCGTTACTATCCAAACCAGTAGAAGAAACAATCTGCGTTACTTGATCAAATACACCAATCATATTCAAGAACAACCACACTAAACCTGCAGCAATAACTTGAATAATTCCTCCTGCAACACTTAGAAGGAATGTTACTTTTGCTACAGACCATGCATCTACTCTTACTAAAGAAAGACTCATACGACGAGCACGCGGAACACGTCCTGATTTTGTTGCGTTTGTTTTATTGGAAATAGATGAAGCAACGCCACCAATTGTACGACGATACGTATTGGAACTACCACTAACACGTCCAGAAGATGATGAATTTTTAACAATATTTCCTAAAGAAGAATTACCAGATACTTCATCAAAATTATTTTCTTCACTTGAATAATTAGCTTCCTTAGAAGGAACCATTTTTTCTGCAGATAATTCTGTGTCATTAGACAAAAATCTTGCAGATTCCTCATTCATATTCATCGGATTTTGCGATGGCTCAAAATTTTCGCTCATCTCAGTGTTCCTTCTCTTATTAATTTGCTTATAATCAGTGCCATTATACCAATGAGAGTACCAATAAAAACAGACTAGAACAGTTTTTATTAGTACTCTCAAATTTTTAAGAAATAATATTATTAATATTATTCCGTATAAGAAGTTTCTTAAGCTTCCTCATTTTCTGAAGTAGCTTCTTTTTCTTCTAATTGATTTTCTTCGTCATCCGTTTCTTCATTACGGGCAATAGAAATAATTTCATCGCCTTTATCCGGCTTAGCTAAGGTTACGCCTTGAGTTGTTCTACCAGTACGCTTCACTTCGTTAACGTCAGAACGAATTACCTTACCGGACTTCATAATTGCCATTACTTGATCTGTTTCTTCAACAATCAAAGCTCCAACTAATGAACCACGACCCTCTGCAAGTTGAACAGCTTTAACACCGTAGCCGTTTCTTCCTTGCAAACGATACTCTTCAATAGCAGTTCGCTTAGCAAAACCTTCATTAGTAACAACAAGAAGATCTTTACTAGTTTCTGCTGCAACAACGTCCATATCAAGTAATTCGTCACCTTCACGGAATCTCATACCCTGAACGCCGGCAGTCTGACGACCCATTGGTCGAAGTTGTTCATCATCTGCT includes:
- a CDS encoding PP2C family protein-serine/threonine phosphatase; translation: MKQINSNNEEEIQTAVTGQIEKISSITDKNDIKENRANSVEKILFMYATAVSDVGTVRSNNQDSAFAGEHLAAICDGMGGHAGGDTASTIAIRSLAHIEQDSRPHDVKTVSSMMETSIMAAHDAIVGKAKRERRLAGMGTTVTAVTLVRGYWVLAHLGDSRAYLLRDNHLMRMTTDHSYVQHLIDTGHITPEEARNHPQRNVVMRVLGDFDIDPRPDIALRSAHPSDRWLLCSDGLCGVLEDSTIQDVMSSISNQEECAQKLVSMALRAGSTDNVTAVIADATLALDADAFDLPHQTPLIGGAASKDLESIADIVNKAVASAPALREDKNSPAQRAAALAQDDDNSKNPDEGTISITRIVQPSHIREEVGELHTPDTNEIPIVKKKNGKVSTDPHDPDVARAVKHEQDEAHRAHSLRRRWTRIGISLGILLVLFVISGVGYGVYAWTQTQYYIGKDSNKVVIYQGVPTNIFGIALSHEVESTDIPVNKLDRSWQDQLKEGISFGSLVEARGHASLIRREMRAREQEKLNEQNQKKLENKINKNKDNAKQGGKTS
- a CDS encoding FHA domain-containing protein FhaB/FipA, producing MMFTELTFAILKYGFLVLLWIFVWCAIRSLRCDIEVFSPKKSRFWKKSSRRNSREAKFSQVMQVRETPVFTKAENQENTSGSPTLLVVIDGPLAGSSFPLNAAGVTLGRAASNTVVLNDEFVSSHHARVYFNQSVNSWVLEDLGSTNGTMIGHNRVTEPVILAPRTSVRIGATMFELR
- a CDS encoding FhaA domain-containing protein — protein: MSVFDRFEKSVEGAMNGVFAKFGSKDLQPVDFSSALEREIDAEAMPIGRDHTVAPNEYRFKLSTPDFDHIEQWGSEALANELADNLTQYAKSQHYAFVGPVVVIFEEDLELTKGNFHLTSESVQGNAVPVTTDDQQQNHPMLEINGNQYLLTKDRTILGRGSGCDIVIDDPGISRHHLGIDITPDGVIARDLGSTNGTYVEGHQVPAATLVDGNTITIGRTRILYWASSQDQE
- a CDS encoding phosphatase PAP2 family protein, which encodes MMQKNNSNHSGLSVFTRNSATIFTLLLAVVIPCLGKALLVTSKERTYESSIVSWFHKSVPSVILSISKILALVFSTKGCIAILVLLAALSLFINKNWKMTIIQLLISLLPMIYIFAVKFAVNRPRPYIGLNIKLPPDPSFPSGHTSAAVAVCVMAMLILYINKPSSVQFGLLFSAILVVIVAVSRIIVAAHFPTDVLAAAIIYPLLSVTILRSFQRHNLYIDNRNDDKSTYEEQVLDSNSQSNIQ
- the mscL gene encoding large conductance mechanosensitive channel protein MscL, which encodes MIKGFKKFILRGSVIDMAVGVVMGSAVTAVVTTIVNYIINPLIAMICGKPELNGVLTISMNGATISFGAVIGALLNFLIVATAVYFCIVLPINKLREIGADLLQIEHEKTEEEKRKEREEKTIQLLQDIRDELVKR
- a CDS encoding DUF3566 domain-containing protein, with amino-acid sequence MVPSKEANYSSEENNFDEVSGNSSLGNIVKNSSSSGRVSGSSNTYRRTIGGVASSISNKTNATKSGRVPRARRMSLSLVRVDAWSVAKVTFLLSVAGGIIQVIAAGLVWLFLNMIGVFDQVTQIVSSTGLDSNGFNLADVFSLPTVLSAVTIFSIVEIIIITVLSAIIALLYNVVGSLVGGIHITLGDD